In Macrobrachium rosenbergii isolate ZJJX-2024 chromosome 4, ASM4041242v1, whole genome shotgun sequence, one genomic interval encodes:
- the LOC136837057 gene encoding brain acid soluble protein 1-like has protein sequence MVEIEAKAKSEATPPEEETKVKPPEVETEVKTGEAKTEYSPSEDEAETKATQHEDETETEATSPQTETETAPPEAETKAEPPEAETEATPAEKESETTLAEAETDATPPEAETEATPAETESEATLPEAEIDATPPEAETEATPAETESEATLPEAETEATLPEAENEATPPETGSETTPPETEIDATPPETESEAIPPEPETEAEIDATPPEWSFTFEEEEEEEEEEEEEEEEEKEEEPLLDTDKQERVNDLLRRKYDRESESSITPTEDGKSRIMIRRPHLLLPWPSSVDYSE, from the exons ATGGTCGAGATCGAGGCCAAGGCTAAGTCTGAGGCCACTCCTCCCGAGGAAGAGACTAAGGTTAAACCACCCGAGGTCGAGACCGAGGTCAAAACAGGCGAGGCAAAGACTGAGTACTCGCCATCCGAGGACGAGGCCGAGACCAAAGCCACACAACACGAGGACGAGACTGAGACCGAGGCCACATCACCCCAGACCGAAACCGAAACCGCACCACCCGAGGCCGAGACTAAGGCCGAACCACCCGAGGCCGAGACAGAGGCCACACCAGCCGAGAAAGAGTCCGAGACCACACTAGCCGAGGCCGAGACTGATGCCACACCACCCGAGGCCGAGACCGAGGCCACACCAGCCGAGACAGAGTCCGAGGCCACACTACCCGAGGCCGAGATTGATGCCACACCACCCGAGGCTGAGACCGAGGCCACACCAGCCGAGACAGAGTCCGAGGCCACACTACCCGAGGCCGAGACCGAGGCCACACTACCCGAGGCCGAGAACGAGGCCACACCACCCGAAACTGGGTCCGAGACCACACCACCCGAGACCGAGATTGATGCCACACCACCCGAGACTGAGTCCGAGGCCATACCACCCGAGCCCGAGACCGAGGCCGAGATTGATGCCACACCACCAGAG TGGAGTTTcacctttgaagaagaagaagaagaagaagaagaagaagaagaagaagaagaagaagaaaaagaagaagaacctcTCCTTGATACTGACAAGCAAGAGAGAGTTAACGATCTCTTGCGCCGAAAATACGACAGAGAATCGGAAAGTTCAATAACTCCCACTGAAGATGGAAAAAGTCGTATAATGATAAGGCGACCTCATCTCTTGTTGCCGTGGCCTTCATCTGTGGATTACTCCGAATAG